One Indicator indicator isolate 239-I01 chromosome 9, UM_Iind_1.1, whole genome shotgun sequence genomic window carries:
- the SLC30A3 gene encoding probable proton-coupled zinc antiporter SLC30A3: protein MEPPTDTENSRLVSPRGARADSSLRLKSLFAGSSDTLAPPDPPGLDSCCHCSPPIPIPGPGRLQARRQLSIACAVCCIFMVGEVIGGYLAHSLAIMTDAAHLLTDVGSMSVSLFSLWISTHPPTKTMTFGWHRSETMGALASVLSIWVVTGVLVYLAAARIISNDYEIEARAMLATSASAVGINLVMAYILHRGPTSHGHSHGTQGYEQLESTRGCLPGYAPVPGSTSIRAAFIHVVGDLLQSIGVLMAATIIYFKPQLKIADPISTLFFSIFVLGSTLTILRDVFRVLMEGSPRGLQFDAVKETLLGVSGVKGTHDLHLWALTLSHHAVSVHVAVESSADPEMVLRDAVTQLQTKFGFASCTVQVEPYQEDMATCHHCQDPCA, encoded by the exons ATGGAGCCACCGACCGACACTGAGAACTCCCGGCTGGTCAGCCCGCGGGGCGCCCGCGCCGACAGCAGCCTGCGCCTCAAAAG TCTATTTGCAGGTTCCTCGGACACCCTGGCGCCACCTGACCCCCCGGGCCTGGAttcctgctgccactgcagcccCCCCATCCCTATCCCAGGCCCGGGGAGGCTCCAGGCTCGGCGACAGCTGAGCATCGCCTGCGCTGTCTGCTGCATCTTCATGGTCGGGGAGGTGATAG GCGGGTACCTGGCACACAGCCTGGCCATCATGACGGATGCGGCTCACCTGCTGACGGATGTGGGCAGCATGTCTGTCAGCCTTTTCTCCCTCTGGAtctccacccacccacccaccaagACCATGACCTTTGGCTGGCACCGCTCAG AGACTATGGGAGCACTGGCCTCTGTGCTCTCCATCTGGGTGGTGACCGGGGTTCTTGTCTACCTGGCGGCTGCCCGCATCATCAGCAATGACTACGAGATTGAGGCACGAGCCATGCTGGCTACCTCTGCCAGTGCTGTCGGCATCAACTTGGT catgGCCTACATCCTGCACCGGGGACCCACCAGCCACGGCCACAGCCATGGCACACAGGGCTacgagcagctggagagcactaggggctgcctgcctggctATGCCCCTGTGCCCGGCAGCACCAGCATCCGTGCAGCCTTCATCCATGTGGTGGGTGACTTGCTGCAGAGCATTGGAGTCCTCATGGCTGCCACCATCATCTACTTCAAG cctcagttGAAGATTGCAGATCCCATCAGCACCCTCTTCTTCTCCATTTTCGTCCTTGGCTCCACCTTGACCATCCTAAGGGATGTCTTCAGGGTCCTCATGGAAG GGTCACCACGGGGTCTCCAGTTCGATGCGGTGAAGGAGACGCTGCTGGGGGTGAGTGGGGTGAAGGGCACCCATGACCTGCACCTCTGGGCCCTGACGCTGAGCCACCACGCTGTGTCGGTGCATGTGGCTGTCG AGTCCAGCGCTGACCCCGAGATGGTGCTGCGGGATGCCGTGACCCAGCTCCAGACCAAGTTTGGCTTTGCCTCGTGCACAGTGCAGGTGGAGCCGTATCAGGAGGACATGGCCACctgccaccactgccaggaCCCCTGTGCCTGA